In the genome of Magnolia sinica isolate HGM2019 chromosome 2, MsV1, whole genome shotgun sequence, one region contains:
- the LOC131237246 gene encoding uncharacterized protein LOC131237246, which yields MAPPSLFSQSAARPKNRDIVSVIRNPRSIQNTQLASCIEPPVSLSHYFWQHCGILRRHHHHYFGLHCSARSVASSVNIVGLDCCLCTPVPAQQCGMPTAVMVDQFWWVSPISTGQVKFVLWLFVCC from the exons ATGGCACCGCCATCTCTGTTTTCACAGTCGGCCGCCAGACCCAAAAACCGTGATATAGTCTCCGTGATCCGCAACCCTCGATCGATCCAGAATACTCAATTGGCGTCGTGCATTGAACCACCTGTGTCGCTGTCCCATTATTTCTGGCAGCATTGCGGCATCCTCCGtcgacaccaccatcattatttCGGGCTGCATTGCAGCGCCCGTTCAGTGGCATCCTCCGTCAACATTGTTGGTCTCGATTGTTGCCTCTGCACTCCTG TTCCAGCTCAGCAGTGTGGAATGCCAACAGCAGTAATGGTGGATCAGTTCTGGTGGGTTTCACCCATTTCAACAGGCCAGGTAAAGTTTGTTTTATGGTTGTTTGTATGTTGTTAG
- the LOC131237247 gene encoding uncharacterized protein LOC131237247, which yields MTPPSSWQCKSSKRSINLYQDQEIESLGIWKESARVLLSITCSHGTSDSHRSLYTNHRINVKWRKSISPTSFGLYRGLGFSCWDLGHNIQFSHLTGGKSESIFTTSCWVSIVAFN from the exons ATGACTCCACCTTCTTCATGGCAGTGCAAGAGCTCGAAGAGGTCAATCAACCTCTATCAAGATCAAGAGATAGAGTCATTGGGCATTTGGAAGGAAAGTGCCAGGGTGCTTCTATCGATAACATGCTCACATGGAACTTCTGATTCCCATAGATCTCTCTATACAAATCATCGGATCAACGTAAAATGGAGAAAATCAATTTCTCCTACTTCTTTTGGATTATACAGAGGATTAGGGTTTTCATGTTGGGACCTTGGGCACAACATCCAGTTTA GCCATCTAACTGGAGGAAAAAGCGAATCCATTTTCACGACTTCATGTTGGGTGTCCATAGTCGCCTTTAA TTGA